Proteins encoded in a region of the Amphiprion ocellaris isolate individual 3 ecotype Okinawa chromosome 21, ASM2253959v1, whole genome shotgun sequence genome:
- the slc38a2 gene encoding sodium-coupled neutral amino acid symporter 2: protein MPSEKQPTARTEMKCLNAAHEDDSSSSNSNEYPYVKKVPLDGQYPDLDAESQNFLPEHNLGKKKYETEYHQGNASFGMSVFNLGNAIMGSGILGLSYAMANTGIALFVILLVAVAIFSLYSVHLLLKTANEGGALIYEQLGYKAFGIPGKLAASCSITMQNIGAMSSYLYIVKYELPLVIQAFTGTNNGEWYNNGDYLVLLVTVVIILPLSLLRNLGYLGYTSGLSLLCMVFFLIVVIIKKFQIPCPLPAALDSINSSLPDPNSSAVGYSDDACRPKYFVFNSQTVYAVPILTFAFVCHPAILPMYEELKDRSRRKMQGVANVSFLAMFIMYLLAALFGYLTFNSNVGPELLHTYSRYYKFDVLLLIVRLAVLTAVTLTVPVVLFPIRTSVNHLLCPTKDFSWVRHTVITVVLLAGTNALVILVPTIRDIFGFIGASAAAMLIFILPSAFYIKLVKKESMKSMQKIGATAFLICGFIVMIGSMTLIIMDWIHNALPSPVTKADGH from the exons ATGCCCAGTGAGAAGCAGCCCACTGCCAGAACTGAGATGAAATGTTTAAACGCTGCGCACGAAgacgacagcagcagctccaacagcAATGAATACCCTTATGTGAAGAAGGTCCCACTGGACGG CCAATACCCTGACCTGGACGCAGAGAGTCAGAACTTCCTCCCTGAACACAACCTGGGCAAGAAGAAGTATGAAACTGAATAT CATCAGGGCAATGCCTCCTTTGGCATGTCTGTCTTCAATCTGGGCAACGCCATCATGGGCAGTGGCATCCTGGGTCTGTCCTACGCCATGGCCAACACTGGCATCGCCCTCTTTGT GATTCTCCTCGTGGCTGTCGCCATCTTCTCATTGTATTCTGTCCACTTGCTGCTGAAGACGGCCAATGAAGGAG GTGCTCTGATTTACGAGCAGCTGGGTTACAAAGCCTTTGGGATACCTGGGAAACTGGCAGCTTCCTGCTCCATCACCATGCAGAACATCGGAG CCATGTCCAGCTACCTCTACATCGTCAAATACGAGCTGCCCCTCGTCATTCAAGCTTTTACGGGAACCAACAACGG AGAATGGTACAACAACGGAGACTACCTGGTGCTGCTGGTGACGGTTGTCATTATCCTGCCCCTCTCACTTCTCAGGAACTTGG GTTACCTTGGTTACACTAGTGGTCTGTCCCTCCTCTGCATGGTGTTCTTTCTTATTGTG GTGATCATCAAGAAGTTCCAGATCCCGTGCCCTCTGCCTGCTGCCTTGGATTCTATAAACAGCAGCTTACCTGATCCCAACTCATCTGCCGTGGGCTACAGCGATGACGCATGCAGGCCCAAATACTTTGTCTTTAACTCACAg ACTGTCTATGCTGTTCCTATCCTGACCTTCGCCTTCGTGTGCCACCCCGCCATCCTGCCCATGTATGAGGAGCTCAAAGA TCGTTCCCGCAGAAAGATGCAGGGTGTTGCCAACGTGTCCTTCCTGGCCATGTTCATCATGTACCTGCTGGCTGCCCTCTTTGGATACCTGACCTTTAACT CAAACGTGGgccctgagctgctgcacacctACTCTAGGTACTACAAGTTTGATGTGCTCCTGCTGATCGTCCGTCTGGCTGTGCTGACCGCCGTCACCCTCACCGTCCCCGTGGTGCTCTTCCCT ATTCGTACCTCTGTCAACCACCTCCTGTGCCCCACTAAGGACTTCAGCTGGGTCCGTCACACCGTCATCACCGTGGTCCTGCTGGCTGGCACCAACGCCCTGGTCATCCTGGTCCCCACCATCAGGGACATCTTCGGCTTCATCG GtgcctctgctgctgccatgcTTATCTTCATCCTGCCCTCAGCTTTCTACATCAAACTGGTCAAGAAGGAGTCCATGAAGTCTATGCAAAAGATTGGG GCTACAGCCTTCCTGATATGCGGCTTCATCGTCATGATTGGCAGCATGACCCTGATCATCATGGACTGGATCCACAACGCCTTACCCAGCCCGGTCACGAAGGCCGACGGACACTAA